Proteins from a single region of Butyrivibrio fibrisolvens:
- a CDS encoding fructosamine kinase family protein: protein MTDEKGDPLLIDPAVYVGCNEADIAMTELFGGFDRRFYESYFSVIDQVPGYRDRRDLHRFCQQ from the coding sequence ATGACGGATGAAAAAGGTGACCCACTGCTGATTGATCCGGCGGTCTATGTAGGATGTAATGAAGCTGATATTGCCATGACTGAGCTTTTTGGCGGTTTTGACAGACGGTTTTATGAATCGTATTTTAGTGTAATCGATCAGGTGCCGGGATATCGCGACAGAAGGGACCTGCATAGATTTTGCCAACAATAA
- a CDS encoding GNAT family N-acetyltransferase → MYIETDRTIIRSIQRGDEKAYAEMAKDGSLSEIGFDENFSGWAEKWINEAVELTEKDDPRVDYIPCTIILKSSSEVIGNVGCTYYEDTGKIGICYFVGTAYRRNGYVSEAVNEYISYFFNHYDEREIIATIKDANVPSWKAAEKCGFKLMETKMYKDIDDEKEELYRFYVVKR, encoded by the coding sequence ATGTATATTGAAACAGATAGAACGATTATAAGATCCATTCAGCGTGGAGATGAAAAAGCATATGCTGAAATGGCTAAGGATGGCAGTCTTTCCGAAATAGGATTTGATGAGAATTTTTCTGGTTGGGCGGAGAAATGGATAAATGAGGCTGTTGAACTAACAGAAAAGGATGATCCGAGAGTCGATTATATACCGTGTACCATAATACTCAAGTCTTCAAGTGAAGTGATCGGAAACGTTGGATGTACGTATTATGAGGACACGGGTAAAATTGGGATATGCTATTTTGTTGGGACCGCCTACCGAAGAAATGGATATGTCAGTGAGGCTGTGAATGAGTATATTTCATACTTCTTCAATCATTATGATGAGAGGGAGATAATAGCGACAATCAAGGATGCAAACGTACCATCTTGGAAGGCGGCTGAAAAATGTGGATTTAAATTGATGGAAACTAAGATGTATAAGGACATCGATGACGAGAAAGAAGAACTATACAGATTCTACGTGGTAAAAAGATAA
- a CDS encoding VOC family protein produces MKIEHIAMYVNDLEAAREFFVKYLGGKSNDGYHNKTTDFRSYFISFDDGARLELMNKPGLLDIDKPLNRTGYIHIAFSVGSKEAVDDLTKRLKDDGFEVVSGPRTTGDGYYESCIIGIEGNQVEITE; encoded by the coding sequence ATGAAGATAGAGCATATAGCGATGTATGTTAATGACTTAGAGGCAGCCAGAGAATTTTTTGTGAAGTACCTTGGTGGTAAGTCTAATGATGGCTACCATAATAAAACAACTGATTTTCGCTCCTACTTCATTAGTTTTGATGACGGAGCAAGGCTTGAACTAATGAATAAACCTGGATTATTAGATATAGACAAGCCACTAAACAGAACCGGATATATTCATATTGCTTTTTCTGTAGGCAGTAAAGAGGCTGTTGACGATCTTACTAAGAGATTAAAAGACGATGGGTTCGAAGTGGTAAGCGGGCCAAGAACTACAGGCGATGGTTACTATGAAAGCTGCATCATAGGAATTGAAGGCAATCAGGTTGAGATTACTGAATGA
- a CDS encoding thioredoxin family protein, which produces MALFSFAKKKEEEKKTSCCCACNCTTENMQAAEEEKSLKGVKILGGGCAKCNELEAAVIEALTELGMDTIIEHVKEYEKIAAYGVMTTPALVVDGKVVSYGKVLKKHEVVKILKDVRGL; this is translated from the coding sequence ATGGCTTTATTTAGTTTTGCTAAGAAAAAAGAAGAGGAGAAAAAGACTTCATGTTGCTGCGCATGCAATTGTACTACGGAAAACATGCAGGCTGCGGAAGAAGAAAAAAGTCTAAAAGGAGTAAAGATCCTTGGCGGAGGCTGTGCAAAGTGTAATGAGCTAGAAGCAGCAGTTATTGAGGCACTAACGGAACTTGGTATGGATACGATCATCGAACATGTAAAAGAGTATGAAAAAATAGCCGCCTATGGAGTTATGACAACACCTGCATTGGTTGTAGATGGTAAGGTTGTATCTTATGGTAAAGTACTTAAGAAACACGAAGTCGTAAAGATTTTGAAAGACGTTAGAGGATTGTGA
- a CDS encoding CPBP family glutamic-type intramembrane protease, with the protein MDHVIMNYDNKKIYSAYLMPSLVLALIVAIVAVMLDSIGIELGYTSPVGLILIALGGISTAFFGARFQYKYNNKSIKDIVSDFFSIKQPPIFYLLVILFLFLDFVGVITGLGFEIDSPVTPFLIFLKAILFGGIEEIGWRYTFQPEMEKRFSYKVSTFITFLAWSVWHILYFCIDGSIYFYSGKEIVFFLIGLLTNCFILSVIYKKSGSLWLCVMTHALINTGAQLSPYVWPLVSVICSLTCIRLACVIASESKKIDVKGLSSKDAAEFFCKYKRRTLRKYLISIGLLIVGTLLLFIISAFSESGYLYYLELTYDMPWLDLIRVYSVNLFIKVWSYSLFGLIVVLLLRREIRCQLILGKILSEDLEPQKYIEVFEKLQGNRKFYRGKITKYFYFTNFYVASFIYEQEYDTALEKIDLMQESTKGRAYQLAGCEYYKGAIAIGKDNVEEAEKCLEKIKELVGNNKGITAKNSRDIIIGLTGEIALKNKDYVKAEALISQRLAGRKDRISKMSLTYGLGKAKQGLGKEDEARKCFEEAAKLAGDATFKLADKIREEYKNCIKTKP; encoded by the coding sequence ATGGATCATGTAATAATGAATTATGATAATAAAAAAATTTACAGCGCATACCTGATGCCATCACTTGTGCTGGCTTTGATCGTTGCTATCGTAGCAGTGATGCTGGATTCTATAGGTATAGAACTTGGTTACACATCTCCAGTAGGACTTATTCTTATAGCACTGGGAGGCATTTCAACAGCTTTCTTTGGAGCACGGTTTCAATACAAATACAATAATAAAAGTATAAAAGATATAGTATCAGATTTCTTTTCTATTAAGCAGCCACCAATATTTTACCTGCTTGTGATACTGTTTCTCTTCCTGGACTTTGTTGGAGTAATAACGGGATTAGGGTTTGAAATTGACAGTCCGGTTACTCCTTTTCTTATTTTCCTAAAGGCAATTCTCTTTGGCGGAATAGAAGAAATCGGATGGCGATACACCTTCCAGCCTGAAATGGAGAAGAGATTCTCATACAAAGTTTCGACTTTCATAACTTTCCTTGCCTGGAGTGTATGGCATATCTTATATTTCTGCATTGATGGAAGTATCTATTTTTATTCGGGTAAAGAAATTGTATTTTTCCTGATAGGACTTCTTACTAATTGCTTTATACTTTCGGTCATTTACAAAAAGTCAGGAAGTCTGTGGCTTTGTGTTATGACTCATGCACTTATAAACACTGGAGCGCAGTTGTCACCATATGTTTGGCCGCTGGTTAGCGTTATATGCAGTCTGACATGTATCAGACTTGCATGTGTCATAGCTTCCGAATCTAAAAAAATAGATGTCAAAGGGTTAAGTTCAAAAGATGCGGCAGAATTTTTTTGCAAGTATAAAAGAAGAACACTGAGAAAATATCTTATTTCAATAGGATTATTGATAGTTGGAACACTACTACTATTTATTATTAGCGCTTTTAGTGAATCAGGTTATTTATATTATTTGGAATTGACTTATGATATGCCGTGGCTGGATCTGATAAGGGTTTATTCAGTTAATCTTTTTATTAAAGTCTGGAGTTATTCGCTTTTTGGATTGATAGTCGTCCTTCTTTTACGTAGGGAGATTAGATGCCAACTGATTTTGGGTAAGATTTTGTCTGAAGACCTGGAGCCTCAAAAATATATAGAAGTATTTGAAAAACTTCAAGGCAATCGCAAATTCTATAGAGGTAAGATCACAAAGTATTTTTATTTCACTAATTTCTATGTGGCTTCATTCATTTACGAACAGGAATATGACACGGCACTTGAAAAGATTGATTTAATGCAAGAGAGCACCAAAGGTAGAGCATATCAGCTTGCGGGTTGTGAATATTATAAAGGTGCGATAGCAATTGGCAAGGACAATGTCGAAGAAGCTGAGAAGTGTTTGGAGAAGATAAAAGAACTTGTCGGAAATAATAAAGGCATAACAGCCAAAAATTCCAGGGATATTATCATTGGACTTACCGGTGAAATTGCCTTGAAAAATAAAGACTATGTAAAGGCAGAAGCTTTGATCAGCCAAAGGCTGGCCGGCCGTAAAGACAGAATCTCAAAAATGAGCCTTACCTATGGCCTGGGAAAAGCTAAACAAGGCCTTGGCAAAGAAGATGAGGCAAGAAAGTGTTTTGAAGAAGCTGCAAAGCTGGCAGGCGATGCAACCTTTAAACTGGCAGATAAGATTCGAGAAGAATATAAGAACTGTATAAAGACAAAACCATAA
- a CDS encoding NmrA family NAD(P)-binding protein, with translation MGKLLLTGVDGNLGAEAARVLLTLEDKSNLIFCGYSEDSLKKFAEQGVETHVTDFNYPDGLVEAFKGADVLALISMPFVGEKRQSAHRNAVDAAKKAGVKKIIYTSLVNAGDETNPSVEKKDHIFTENYVKEAGLDYIFLRNSQYAEAMITNYFTYVHANAPLTNSQGDGLMAYISRKDCAKAVAYALHRASEYDHATLDINGKELMTITQFVNIGNQQTGNNISYKEVTDEENYQIFDAMGVPRTTDGLFKKGSEAPFSSDGMVTFAQAIREGKMAVHTDDFKKLTGDDPITVEYMFAHSDDFQIGERHSKDKK, from the coding sequence ATGGGCAAGTTACTATTAACAGGCGTGGACGGTAATCTCGGCGCTGAGGCTGCAAGAGTGCTTCTGACACTGGAAGACAAGAGCAATCTGATCTTCTGTGGCTATAGTGAGGATTCTCTTAAGAAGTTTGCCGAGCAGGGCGTAGAGACTCATGTTACAGACTTCAATTATCCTGATGGACTTGTAGAGGCATTCAAAGGAGCAGATGTTCTTGCACTTATTTCAATGCCTTTTGTTGGAGAGAAAAGACAGAGTGCCCATAGGAATGCTGTAGATGCAGCCAAGAAGGCAGGCGTTAAGAAAATCATTTATACATCACTTGTAAATGCAGGAGATGAGACCAATCCTTCAGTTGAAAAGAAAGATCATATTTTCACAGAGAATTACGTAAAAGAGGCTGGGCTTGATTATATCTTCCTGCGTAATTCCCAGTATGCTGAAGCTATGATAACCAACTATTTTACCTATGTACATGCAAACGCACCGCTTACAAACAGCCAGGGCGATGGCCTTATGGCATATATTTCAAGAAAAGACTGTGCTAAGGCAGTAGCCTATGCTCTTCACCGTGCATCTGAGTATGATCATGCTACTCTTGATATCAACGGAAAAGAGCTTATGACGATCACTCAGTTTGTTAATATCGGAAATCAGCAGACCGGTAATAATATCAGTTATAAAGAAGTTACTGATGAAGAGAATTATCAGATCTTCGATGCAATGGGCGTACCAAGAACTACAGACGGCCTGTTTAAAAAGGGCAGCGAAGCTCCATTCTCAAGTGATGGTATGGTAACATTTGCTCAGGCAATCCGTGAAGGCAAGATGGCGGTTCACACGGACGATTTCAAGAAACTTACAGGTGATGATCCGATCACAGTAGAGTACATGTTCGCTCATAGTGATGATTTCCAGATCGGAGAGCGTCACTCCAAGGATAAGAAATAG